In Acanthopagrus latus isolate v.2019 chromosome 6, fAcaLat1.1, whole genome shotgun sequence, the genomic window aaaccatttcaggtgactacatcatgaagctcaCTGAGAGAAGACCAAGGGTTTGCAGcactgtcaacaaagcaaagagtggctactttgaggaatctaaaatataaaacgtgttttgagttatttcacattttttgtcaaCTACGTAAatccatatgtgttcattcatagttttaatgccttcagtgagaatctacaacgtaaatagtcatgaaaatcttttaaatcaagacttaaaacatttctttttgccacTGCTTTTAACGGAAGCAATTCAAGTCTTTGAACTGCATTATGACTCCGATTCTACagtcttgtttcttttacagCTTTTCTATCTCTGtctacttgttttaatgtttgtttcttaatgtttttatttgttttttaaatgctattttttaatgctttttaatgcaattttgaatgttttttaaatgaaacttttatgtcttttaatgtaatCTGTGTGcgcctgtaaagcactttgatttgccttgtgtctgaattgtgctatacaaataaacttgccttgcattgaaaataaagaaaaaccattaGATGAGAAGGTATTTGATAAAGTATTTTGTCCATTTAAATGATCTTGacagttaaaaaggtcaaagttcacacCAACATAACAGCTCCtcttctgtgactttgtgacatcaccactACGTCACCATGTAAGAATTGGGTTCTCAGTTGTTGTTAGCTTTGCTGGCTCAGGCTTGgttgagctgaccaatcacagcagactgggtattcaggcGGGCAGGCCCTAAAGAGAAAAGGGCAGAAATGCACCATGTGTGATTCTTTCACCTCCACCGTGTTTCAGTGGTCAACTGTTGCAACAAGTGTTTTATAGTAACCACATGTCATCCCACGCGGCACACAGCGTGCGGCAGGACACGTTGTtggtgatggagacagaaataaCGGCCACATGTCGAAGACATGTGACAAAAACGATCTCTGTGGTGGGGAGCCTCGTCGTGTGTGGGTCAGAGCTGTGGTGGAAAAATTGATGAATAATTGATTTTACTCTAATGGGTGCgtttgtgtgcgtgagtgtgcaCTTTAATGTGTGCACTTGTTGATGttcactgtactgtacttgTTGTGTGACATAACATCACTGTTCCTTGTACAGCctcttgtttctttctctctcctaaTATTTAACTGGAGCcttttatgtgtaaaaaaaaaaaaaccccactaaTTATGTCATGAAAGCAGGTGCTGGACACATGTTTCCGCCCTGCTACAGTATATATTTAGAGAACACTGTTGTGCATCAAGAATGGCAGGCAAGTGTTCACCTCAGCATGTCAGCCTGTCCTCAGGTTTTTCGCTGCTGACATTATTCCTGCAAACCTAATTAACGATATCATACCATCAGCCACAATCTCTTAAACGCATGACAAGCAGCCAGGAGGGGAGTGTGAAGGTATTAATATTTATGGCCCCATTCAGTAGTGAACAGAGAAATGGACTAAATTAGCAAGTCTAATGCTTTGCAATGCTGTAATCCACTGCAAGGGGAGAAAATTGATACAGTAGAGTCATCGGTGGAGTGCTGCCATTTGTTGGTGTTTACCTTGTGCCGTGCTGCACATTCAGAACGGGCCGCGCCGTATGAGGCTGTATAAACTACAGATGGTTCGGGCATCTGCATTACGCCAttcgtctctttctctccctctcctcctgtctcatTCTCCATCCTACAAACTTTTAATGAGTCATAATCTGTGTATGGCAGTGATTAGATTTAATGAGGTGCCAACAACCTTGGGTTGACTCAACTCAGCTGCAACACGCTCACTAATTTGTGATGGAGCAGAAGCCGAGCCGTGGACCTTGTGACAGAGGCACTATGCAAGAGAATACCGGATTAAGCTTTTCAAGCttgctttttttgaaaaaaaatcttccctTTTTTGATTTCAAGACCCGCCGTAATTGGCAGTGATGTCAAGACTCAATCGAGAAGCCGGGAAAGGAGAAACTTTCATGTTAGTATTCTGTAGTTGAAGTTTGTTCTTGTGACTTCCCGGGAGTCGGGGATTCTCAAAGATATCAAAGATGGCTGTGAAGATGGAATAACAGCTATATGGACCTCTGAGGGGGAAAGACAAGATGGAAATTCTGGTTTATGACATCCATCACATATAGTAGCTGTTAGGTgaaataacattattattattattaccattatAATTACCCGTTTCAATAAAGTTTCTCAGCCTTAAACGATGAATTCAACCAATGTGGGTGAAATTGGCTGAATTTACCcttcttttgtttcattcttgAACTTCGTTGTcaagaaaaaacatgcatgcCTCAATTCTTGTGACTTACGTGACCGTAGATGCTTTCGTTAACTCATTACGGGCAATGTGCAAATCACCCAGTGTGGATTTTATGACTCAAGACACAGAAGAACGAGCGGGCAACAATAAAACACCTCCCGTGTGAACACTTATTAGAAACTGCTCATCAACTGTGGCCTGTCTCCATATCTTTTCATCATCCAACAGACTGTTGGACTCATCAGACTGGTGTAGTGTAAAGCTTCGTTGGGATGGCTGAGTCATGAGGCCCGGTCTCAGACAAGCTATTGCCTTCACTTCACACTTGACAAACCGGTCTCTGTCAGGCCATAGGGCAGTGTGCTGAGTGCTGCCTTTCCACCAGTAATGAGCTCCTTTAGCAAATCAGCTAGTGCATGTTTTCAATCGGAtgcactctttctctctccctctcttctctcacacaGAGTGTTGCCGCGATCTTACTGTCCTTGATCTGGGTCATGCTCTCAGCGGTTGTGAAGggttctcagtgtgtgtgtgtgtgtgtgtgtgtgtgtgcgtgtgtgtttgtgtgcccgTGCGCTGCTGCAGCCCCTGACTGAAAGCACCAGAAATGTTGGTCCCCTGTTGTGAAATTCATCTGCTGTATAATGCAGTGACAAACAGCAGGGGTGGAGGCATCACAGCTCGGAGTAATAACAGGCAGAATAATGTAGCGGTATCCTGAGATAATACACAGAGGTCTCCATTTGTGCTGCTCGCTGTAAGTACAGCATAATGCCCTGTGTGCATTCAGATGAAGAAGCACAACCACGGCCGCGACAAAAATGCTCCATAAACTTCTTGCGTTTAACTTTTCCTGCGCCTCATTAAAACCAATAAACCACAAAAATGAGGTGTGAATCCTAAGAGGGTGGATTTAATGATCAGTAAATGTGTGCAGCTACTATAAGCAGagtgaatatgtttttgttactgcctcaacaacataaaaatggaTTATAAAACGCCAGACTGGCATTTCAGTGGCTTGCAGGTGAtctgacataaacataaatGCAGCTTTTCCACTTAATTAGGGGATAAGCGCAGGATACAATCGCGcgagtgtggaaaaaaaaaaaaaatctcgaaCTGCTGAGGCACAATTTGTCTTATCTCAGGGGACGAAAACAAAGCAAGTCCCTACAACAGctgtctttgctttgtttcaagCAGTTTTAAACAGGTCAGGGCTGCAGTGTTAACATGCATGCTTGCTTTTTGGACCACTAGTGCGCAAAGTGAACTTCCTCAAACATTTGCAGACAGAAATATCTTGACtcctggatggatggatgaaagaTTCCCATTGACGCTGGTGAACCTCACTTCTCCTCTAGCGCTGCCATTTGTGGCTTTGAGGAAGGAAGAGCTGTCATGATTAATGATCCCCTGACCTTTCCTCTAGTACCACAAGGAGGAAGTGTCAAGTGTCCATACATTTGGTTTGTCACTAAATACTTGCAAACATGAATTACCATCAAGCCACAGCTCTGCATTGCTAGCTAGCAAGCGAAACTAAGATCGTGACTGGTAAGCGTTACACccacacatttctttaaagttCTTATCATGGCACTCCGAGGGCTCCGTACAAGCAGATGATAACGTGTCATCCAGTGCCAAGAGTCGGCAGGCTTCCCTTCCAGCCATGACCGAACCAAACATTCTGTTCGGGTGGAACTGAAGACACACTCTTGGCACTCTGTGGCATGATTGCCTTTTAGCTACTCCTTCATTGTCAAATGAGCCaaacctcctctccaccctctcttcTTATGAGACCAGTCATCTAtctctctctgactcattctCTCAAATGGGAACCGCTCCTCCTTATTCACCCAGCGGAGAGATTACAGGCCGGAACAGATGAGATGAAGCGCTCAGCAGTGCTGAGATATGGACCTACAGTccgcagcagacagagaaggagatgaTGACATTGTCCTGATGTGCTGAAATTTTAGTTAGGCCGAAGTGTGTCATAGCTTGATGCCAGACCTTTTATACAGTCATCTGGGAAAAATAAGAGATCGCAAACAGATCGTTAACAGATATTCCAGAGCCAGACTAATTTGAAAAGCCGAAGAAAAAACCCAGCACACAGTGTCCTTGTTGCCACGTCCTTGTAGTAGCAGTCAAACCGACTGATTAATGATCCAGgagtaagaaacacacacaaaaggcgAGCAGGTACTTTGGGAATCAATTCATCACACTTTATTCTGTGTGACCCCGGCTGATGTAGTGGCGAGAGAGCAGTACAATACACTCTCAGCACAAATGTATTAGTGGAGTATAGAACACATACACGCTCACACATAGAGACTACAAGTCCAAAGCCAAGAAatctaaagtgtgtgtgtgtgtgtgtatgtgtgtgtgcgcgcgcacaaATTATAGCTTGGCCGTTTGATTTCTCTTTTacttacatttctttatttacactgCATGTGATCGAATCCAGTGAAGTGTCAGACTGCAGCACCACAGGGTGAAGGACATGTTTGGGTTACACCATGCTATGTTTAGACATACTGAGGACGCTTCATTAAGTGTGAGGCCACTAGGCCATCCCTCTGAAGACCTGCAGGTGCTGGTTGAACTGGTCAGCGTTCTGTCTGGCCGTGAGGAGCTGCTTTTCACACCACTGAACCAGAGCCTGCTGCAGCATCTCCACACGCGCACCTTGGAAACGTGAAATCTGGGAGAAACACGCCACATGCATGTTAATACAAACAGGGTGATCCACACTTGGTACACTTGAGACGGGTGGTCCATGTGCTTTACCTCCTGTTTAGCCACTCCACAAATGTGCTtaaactctgtctctgtggctttcttcacctcctccatctgatGAATATGAGGAGCAAGTCGCCATCATTATATACTCGGTCTTCATCAGAGTATATGTAAATATTATGTTTGCATCTGATGTCTTCTCATCTTTACCATCTACCACTGAGACATCTCAGCAGAATGTTACTGACACCTGCTGGTCAAAGGAAGGCATGCACATCTGATATGGCAGTGTATACATGCTGAAAAGACGTATTTTTAAGAAGTggagaataaaaggaaaaaactaaataggtctcctttaaaaggaaataaaaaacaaacattcaacaggCTCAAACAACTGGGTCACTCGCTCATCATCAAACTGTGTCTTTATAGGAGACCAGTCCCCCTTATTACACCTGTTTATAACTAAAGCAGTGGTTATATCTTATGAGAATGATTCTCTAAAATCGTCTTTTCCCCCTTGAAGGTGCTACACTAGTATAATGTGATTACACTGCCCACAACACTGGTCGTACACTGGTCACAGATACTCACAGCTGCCTTCTTCACAGGTTTGGCCCTCTCTGCGTTCCGTCTGGCAGTCTCTAACTCCACTAGTTTACATGTTCTCCTGAAGAGCATTTCCTGCATCAGACATAATGTTACACAGGAAAACATTAGTCAGACGTGTCAGTGTCACATGTCATATATCAATACAAGACCAGGATTCGAGGTCGATGGAGAGACAAGACACATTACTTTGACATATGGTACCTTTTCAGCCTCCTGGTAGCGTGACTCCAGGTCCAGGCCCAGCCCAAGAGTGTTCACGTTGTTCTCAGCCACACTTGTTATATTTTTCTGCCCGCACAAAAAGCGAATTATGCGCAGCTCATTGGCAAAGCAATGGTGCCTTGTATTATTTATCTACTTCtattaaaaagataatttaCCTTCATAGATTCAAAGAGCTCTGATAATTTCACACAAGCCCTGAAAGAGGAAAGCATTTATATACACAACTGATTTATCATAACTTGCGTGCAATGTTCTTAGGCGTTTTCTTTAAATACACATGATACTGGCACAGGACCAGAACTATTATTGTCTCACTTAGAGAAAGCCTGTTTGTCAGGATCCTCCCCTGCTTccacacacagacgcagagcAGCCGAGAAGTGCCCACAGGCCACTGCTAtttctacaaacaaacacaacatggaaGACACTTTATCGTCAGATTCCAGTACAGCAGGGACAAATACAATGTGCTGCGGACCTAGTAGACTCCACATCCTCTGGCAGTTTTCTTACTTTGCTCAGTTAGCACCACATCCAGGAATCTCTGTAGGACCAACAAGAAAGTTAGAAgtaacacattcaaaaatcagacaggactgtgtgtctgcatgtgagaggaggaagggaaaaacAATCTCTATCACCTCAGCTGCAGTCTTGGTGTAGCCAGTTAGAACGAGGTTATGATCACGTTCAGTCTGAAAGAACTCATCCACATCCTGCAGGCACGGAAATGATGGCATTAAAACCTAACATGCAGGTGTAAAGGctgtaaatgtctgtctgtatgGGTCCCACTGGTGTACCTTATGGCCTTCTTTCCTCATCCCTTCCACAGCTTGGCTCAGGcggttgaaaatgtttttcctcactctctgtctgcctggaggctgcacacaaagacacaaacaagctTTCCAAGTTAATACTGTTCAAACACAGTGTATGAAATCTTCCCAGCAGGACACACACGTTCTCACAACGTCTGAAGGTGTTTGTTGGCTCATGCCACCGCGAAATCTGCTAATGCTCGTTATGCAGCGCTGCAGACtcaatgaaaatgtgtctgaactTACTCTATCATCataaaaggagagaaacaaCCTGACACTCCGGTTTTGATAGTGTGAAGACAGAATTACTGAGTGTGTGTAACTGAACACGCACATACCTTTGTTTATATACATCTATGAAATAATGCATTGCTTTGTATAGAGATAATTTTATCTGTGTGTCTATACTGTCACTCATCAAGACTTTTTATAACTGATATCTCTTATGTATAATGTGCAGCAACTGAATAACACAGCCTTGTTAAAGGGTTCAGTGACACATTTATAATATTGCAGTCAAAACAAAGGATTTGTAGAAACAAATGTTCCTGCGACTATCATTAGTGATGtctctattattattatcgttgttgttgttggtggtggtggtgttattattattattattgttatggttatttatatcatcatcataatgaGGTTAAGAAAGTAATAAGGTTActaagttaaataaaatgtaattggaTTACCAatattttctgttaaaaaaaacagattaccactgtaactgtaactatacacatctgcacacatgaCAACACTTCACTAACTATGGTTGTGAAGCCATAGTGAAGCCGAATACAGTTACTGAGGTTGAATAAAAGTCCTATTGATATATATTATCTCTTGTCTTTATTGGAACATGTTTGGTATTgaagtaatccaaaagtaacaGAAAGTAATCAAAccacattactttaatattgtcaTACTTGGATTATATTACTGACTCCATCTTGTAACAAGTAATAATTGACATATCAGAATAGATTATTAAAGTAAACCCTGCATATATTTAATGAATCATAGCAGCTCCAATGAATATTCTAGtcatatatttgtattattgcaTTTGATTAGTTTCTCAATCCAACTGTTCAAGATGAATGGCCGCCCATATTTtgaggtttctgcctgtttaAATGCAGTTCCTCTTCACCAATGTTGCCAAATACATGCTCATGAAGGAAAGCTGCTCCTCTGTATGATATGTCAGAGTGACCTGGAAGCGTCATGAGGTAACTTCTGATCTAGCGCTGTATAAATAACACTGACATGACTCGGCCTTCCTCACTTTTCACTTCACTGTTGGTTCCCTGACAATTTCAGcgcagtcattttttttctctcattgttcTGGTTAGTTAtattctgtttcagtttgtagTTATCTCGTCTTGTGCCTCATCgtcactttccacttcctgctcacctgtgttcccagtgttctgcttccctcctgtgttcctgtgctcctcctcagcctgaTTTCCCCCCACACCTGCCCCACATCAGTTTGTTGGCACCCCCTTGGCCCCGATGTATCTCCATCTGCACCTCATCCTCTTGTTAGTGTAGTTTGTCCTTAAGCCTGTGTTGTTCCCTCTGTCTTTGCTGGTTCGTGTGTTTCCGTCCAcgtgtctcctgtgttctctTTGGTGCTGAATTGTTCCTCgtggttttctggtttgtcctaagttttgtatttctctttgacttttttcctctgactttcTTTTGCCTGGCTTTTGTTACTTGCATTCTTTTTTGGACTTTTGATTTTTCACATTGAACGTCGGCTCATTAtagcttgctttttgttttcaacctgccgtctctgtgtgtcctgttttgAATTGTGACAATTTCACCAGCCTGTTTGATGTTATTGTCTGTCCATTCCTCTAACTACACACAACCATTCATTATAGCTGTGTCCCAGTTCGGGAAGAGTTTCAAGTCCACATTCCATCTCCGTTAACAAGCACATACAaaaggctcctccagatacgGCCATAACATTGCTGTTTGACATAACTGCTCTATCATGTTTGTCTCTGGCCAAATTTCATGTTTGGCAGCCGGTAGCTGTTCTCTGTGCTGCTATGGTGAACGCTCTGCAGACGTCTCATTTAAGTGGAAGCCTTCTGCCTTCCATAAATGTCACCAGCACAATATTTGTCACATGAATCTCTTCATTTTCACCTCTGACACAGTGGTGGTGAAAGTTTAAACTTTTATTGTCTGTATCTCTCATAAAAAAATGGTATAACCTTGCTCTCGTTTGTAATATAAAGTTCTTTTTACTGGGGCTTATCATGAAAAAAGGAGGAtttaaaacacaaggaaaagcacgtttgtttgtgtccacttACTTCTGAGCTCGTCAGGAAAATCTCCACAGCTTTATTTCTGCTGAGAATGCTGTGTGTAGCAATCTGCCGGAGGAAGATTTCCAGGGCTTTACAGTACGGCTGCCACTCTCCTAAAGCAAGGAAGCCTGCGAGAAAACCGTCAGCATTTTTCATCATGACACTTCATGTGACGTGCACGCTGCAAGCAAAACAGGCAGCGACATTGTAaatcttttttccctttttttttatagagatGCTGTTTTGATGTACTCACCAAGCTGTTTCACAACCTTGGCAGACGCATTCACCTGAGCCTttgcaggaagaggaggaaacttggagaaaacaaagaaaaacgtTAAATCTTTATCATTGCccttactgttttttttaaaagcaagaCTCCTTCTATTGTTTTCCAAAAACAGAACGTTCTTCCACTCAGGTGCTTGGCTCAGGTGAAGCACCTAAGCCAAGCACCTATGAAGTTAATGCTTTTTGAGCAACAGAGGTCTTGGATTTATGTAAATGTTACAGTATCTGCTTGTGCAATATATctcaaacgcacacacatacaaaaaaacacttcctcaTAGTTTTCCACATCTTTAGGAAAAACGGCCAATCAGACCACAAAACTCCCACTCGTTTTTCTACAGAAGAATGTCAACACTAAATTTCCTGATTACAACGGAAAAAGGAGGAAGGACCTTTAATGACACAACGTAACTTGTGTGGTAGTAGCACCAGTGGTTTGTGGGTCTGTGTACTTAAGTAAACAATTTCGTTTACTTAAGCTCAAATCCTGAACACACCCCGTGAATTGGTGAaactacagttagcagttaggaaaaaaaaaaagatatcttaCAGTGGCACATGATGACAGAGCAAACAGCACTTATCTTCTGCACTTCGTATTTAACTGTTACTGTAAGAAACAAAAGTACTGACTATGACTCCCTGGATCCCGGGCTCATCGTCCTGAGAGAAaaggtgctgctgcagccactCAAAATCATCATAGGTCCGGTCCACATGGTACTCCCCCGTCCCAGACAGCTGGAAAAGAGACAATAATATCATACTACGAACAAATGGCTGCAGCAAATCACACGTAAATTGATCGTTTTCTAACCTTCTGAGACACAATTAGGAAGGTGAGCGTGTCCCCGTCTTTCAGCACCTCTGTAACCTTGACGTTCTGACCGTGGACACTCAGAATAGATGTCACTTCTTTGACCTCTTCCTGGAATAAAACATGTGGCTGTCAATATTTTCTAATATCTGAGCAGAAAAACTGAACTGAGCACACGCTGCATTTGGATGTCTGCCTGgagtaaaaaaagacaaaaaaaaagtcacatgatCAGAGGCTGTCATGAAGAACTTTCTCCAGCACACTCACCATCATTGTTGAGCTTGTGGGTGAATGTTTCCAGTCTGTCTTTAATCAGATTTCCAGAATGCTTATATCTCCCTTAATCTcgataaaaaaaagtgcatagAGCTGTAAAAAGATCTTCTGCCTTATGTTGGCTTTAGTGCGCTCTCGCTGC contains:
- the si:dkey-28n18.9 gene encoding sorting nexin-6, coding for MMEEVKEVTSILSVHGQNVKVTEVLKDGDTLTFLIVSQKLSGTGEYHVDRTYDDFEWLQQHLFSQDDEPGIQGVIFPPLPAKAQVNASAKVVKQLGFLALGEWQPYCKALEIFLRQIATHSILSRNKAVEIFLTSSEPPGRQRVRKNIFNRLSQAVEGMRKEGHKDVDEFFQTERDHNLVLTGYTKTAAERFLDVVLTEQKIAVACGHFSAALRLCVEAGEDPDKQAFSKACVKLSELFESMKKNITSVAENNVNTLGLGLDLESRYQEAEKEMLFRRTCKLVELETARRNAERAKPVKKAAMEEVKKATETEFKHICGVAKQEISRFQGARVEMLQQALVQWCEKQLLTARQNADQFNQHLQVFRGMA